A part of Flavobacteriaceae bacterium GSB9 genomic DNA contains:
- a CDS encoding right-handed parallel beta-helix repeat-containing protein, whose amino-acid sequence MKINNNLKWSIYLFFFCVALGGNAQNIWVSNSGDDTNSGEENSPLASVNMALRKVRNLRRLNNPKVQGGVKIILKEGNYQLEEPIFIRPEDAGTAESPTTIMAQTGTNPIISGGVEITDWKKAGAINGLRAGEVWVADAPRKAGAILDFRQLWVNGSKAVRAKSTSGDKMDRILSWDKKSETCWIPFKDKSIKFEPGMEMFIQQWWAIANLRIKNMEVKGDSAKLYFHQPESRIQSEHPWPAPWISKKTGNSAFYLNNAKSLLNEPGEWYLDKENAKIYYYPKKGEKLRSLEVVAPILESLVEIKGTVDFPVSHVYFKGISFQYSNWLRPSQQGHVPIQAGMYLLDAYKLKNPGTPDKAGLENQAWIGRPRAAVEVNFANHLRFQDCKFQHLSSTGLDLNKGTNNNLVQGNLFKDIGGSAINVGVFSEEAFETHLPYNPKDVREVCNNETIIDNLITDVTNEDWGCVGISAGFVKNITIAYNEISEVSYTGIGLGWGWTKTINAMSGNKVIANNIHHYGKHLYDTAGIYTLSAQPGSVIKENVIDSIYFNPYAHDPYHWFYLYTDEGSAYLTVKDNWVPAEKFLQNANGPNNLWTNNNAYVSDTIKKNAGIRKPYKHLLKHVMVDKDWPMQEVPHFAAVELIGEGFDTAEIKKVAKTNGVIDAQVYQWKNHTVLYAKMNHIGHLKNELALVYPKAMIKTYDKPVYNFNKFDRCEDKQLANEWEHVLLTANLVEDEALQKEYLQYHNTQFEEWPEVAKGFCNANFQRLQVFKNGRQLILVISIPKGANLDELNPKTTENNPRVNDWNELMKKYQTGIEGTAANETWVFLEKIQ is encoded by the coding sequence ATGAAGATAAATAACAATCTTAAATGGAGCATTTATCTGTTCTTTTTCTGTGTTGCTCTTGGAGGTAATGCACAAAATATATGGGTGAGCAACTCGGGAGACGATACAAATTCAGGGGAAGAGAATAGCCCGCTTGCTTCAGTAAATATGGCTTTAAGAAAAGTCAGGAACTTGCGCCGCCTAAATAATCCCAAGGTGCAAGGAGGTGTTAAAATCATTTTAAAAGAAGGTAATTACCAACTTGAAGAACCTATTTTTATTAGGCCGGAGGATGCTGGTACTGCGGAAAGTCCAACCACAATCATGGCACAAACGGGTACAAATCCGATTATAAGTGGTGGTGTGGAAATTACAGACTGGAAAAAAGCAGGCGCCATAAATGGACTTAGGGCTGGAGAAGTTTGGGTAGCCGATGCGCCAAGAAAGGCTGGGGCTATATTAGATTTTAGGCAACTTTGGGTTAATGGCTCAAAGGCTGTTCGGGCTAAAAGTACTTCAGGTGATAAAATGGACCGCATTTTATCGTGGGACAAAAAATCAGAAACGTGTTGGATTCCTTTCAAGGACAAATCGATAAAGTTCGAACCAGGAATGGAAATGTTTATTCAGCAATGGTGGGCCATTGCCAACCTTCGTATTAAAAACATGGAAGTAAAAGGCGATAGTGCCAAGTTGTACTTCCACCAACCGGAAAGCCGCATTCAAAGTGAGCACCCTTGGCCAGCGCCTTGGATTTCTAAAAAAACTGGAAATTCAGCGTTCTATTTAAATAATGCTAAATCACTTTTAAACGAACCTGGAGAATGGTATTTGGATAAAGAAAATGCTAAAATTTATTACTACCCTAAAAAAGGAGAAAAATTACGATCACTAGAAGTCGTAGCACCCATTTTAGAAAGTTTAGTTGAAATAAAAGGAACAGTTGATTTCCCCGTTAGTCATGTCTATTTTAAAGGCATTTCGTTTCAATACAGCAATTGGCTACGTCCGTCGCAACAGGGGCACGTACCCATTCAAGCAGGGATGTATCTTTTAGATGCCTACAAGCTTAAAAACCCTGGAACGCCCGATAAAGCTGGACTCGAAAATCAGGCATGGATTGGAAGGCCACGTGCAGCCGTTGAGGTTAATTTCGCAAATCATTTGCGTTTTCAAGATTGTAAGTTTCAGCATTTATCATCTACAGGTTTAGACTTAAACAAAGGAACCAATAACAATTTGGTTCAGGGCAATTTGTTCAAGGATATTGGTGGAAGTGCCATAAATGTTGGTGTTTTTTCAGAAGAAGCCTTTGAAACCCATTTGCCATACAACCCCAAAGATGTGCGAGAAGTTTGCAACAACGAAACTATTATTGATAATTTAATAACTGATGTGACGAACGAAGATTGGGGCTGTGTAGGTATAAGCGCTGGCTTTGTTAAGAATATAACCATAGCGTACAACGAGATTTCCGAAGTCTCATATACCGGTATTGGTTTAGGTTGGGGTTGGACCAAAACGATCAACGCCATGTCGGGCAACAAAGTAATAGCCAACAACATTCACCATTACGGGAAACACCTATACGATACGGCAGGAATTTATACTTTATCTGCCCAACCAGGAAGCGTTATAAAAGAGAATGTAATCGATAGTATTTATTTTAATCCTTATGCCCATGATCCTTACCACTGGTTTTATTTGTATACCGATGAGGGTTCGGCTTATTTAACGGTGAAAGATAATTGGGTGCCAGCCGAAAAATTTCTTCAAAATGCCAATGGTCCCAATAACCTATGGACTAACAATAATGCTTACGTAAGTGATACCATCAAAAAAAATGCTGGTATTCGTAAGCCCTATAAACATTTATTAAAACACGTTATGGTTGATAAAGATTGGCCTATGCAAGAAGTGCCTCATTTTGCCGCAGTAGAATTGATTGGAGAGGGCTTTGATACTGCCGAGATAAAAAAAGTAGCAAAAACCAATGGTGTTATCGATGCGCAAGTCTACCAATGGAAAAACCACACGGTTTTATACGCAAAAATGAACCATATTGGGCATTTAAAGAACGAATTAGCTTTGGTGTATCCAAAGGCTATGATTAAAACCTACGATAAACCTGTTTATAACTTTAACAAATTTGATCGCTGTGAGGATAAGCAGTTGGCTAACGAATGGGAACATGTGCTTTTAACGGCTAATTTGGTTGAAGATGAAGCCCTTCAGAAAGAATATTTACAATACCACAACACTCAATTTGAAGAATGGCCAGAAGTAGCGAAGGGTTTTTGTAATGCTAATTTTCAGCGACTGCAAGTTTTTAAAAATGGGCGGCAGTTAATATTGGTCATCAGTATTCCAAAAGGGGCCAATTTAGATGAGTTGAACCCCAAAACGACAGAAAATAATCCTCGTGTAAACGATTGGAACGAACTAATGAAAAAATACCAAACAGGAATTGAAGGCACTGCAGCAAACGAAACTTGGGTGTTTTTAGAGAAAATACAATAA
- a CDS encoding Gfo/Idh/MocA family oxidoreductase, protein MLKIAILGLGEGRSTMSAALESNKLELVKVCDLNQELCKLRAKEFDFNNWTTNYQEILDDASIDIIAIYTPDHLHATHVKQALIHGKHVVCTKPFIDDLSNAKALLELGEKTGKKVFIGQSSRFSEPMKRQRKDFDNGDIGNLITVEAHYHADNRWFLKKDWSLLKSFKWLYGGLSHPVDFVRWYLDDIEEVMGYGMISENGNEAGLKNEDTMHFIFKAKNGHIARVSGVYSSPTQPTKRDSTLSCILRGTKGASQADYHELRYSLTSKDGEEKIVYWGDEKLKYYYRFEGQSHHAGEYQNYLEYFVDSIEQNFTAYPNMTEGIGTIALLQAMDRSLQTGKPVKIADIKSEYGF, encoded by the coding sequence ATGTTGAAAATAGCTATACTAGGTCTTGGTGAAGGGCGTAGTACCATGTCGGCCGCATTAGAAAGTAATAAATTAGAATTGGTGAAAGTTTGTGATTTAAACCAAGAACTTTGCAAGTTAAGGGCTAAGGAGTTTGATTTTAATAACTGGACTACTAATTATCAAGAGATATTGGATGATGCTTCAATAGACATCATAGCGATTTACACGCCCGATCACCTCCACGCTACACATGTTAAGCAAGCGCTTATACATGGTAAACATGTGGTTTGTACAAAACCATTTATTGATGATTTGTCAAACGCCAAAGCGTTGTTGGAATTAGGAGAAAAAACAGGGAAAAAGGTTTTTATCGGTCAGAGTTCTAGATTTTCAGAGCCAATGAAGCGTCAAAGGAAAGATTTTGATAACGGAGATATAGGAAACTTAATTACTGTTGAAGCGCACTACCACGCCGATAACCGCTGGTTTTTAAAGAAAGATTGGTCGTTGTTGAAATCTTTTAAGTGGTTATACGGTGGGTTGAGCCACCCAGTGGATTTCGTGAGATGGTATCTTGATGATATAGAGGAAGTGATGGGCTATGGTATGATAAGTGAAAACGGAAACGAAGCTGGTTTGAAGAACGAAGATACGATGCACTTTATTTTTAAAGCAAAAAACGGCCATATAGCTAGGGTTAGTGGCGTGTATTCGTCTCCAACACAACCAACAAAACGAGATAGTACATTGAGCTGTATTTTGCGTGGAACTAAAGGTGCCAGTCAAGCTGATTACCATGAACTTAGGTATTCGCTTACCTCAAAAGATGGTGAAGAAAAAATTGTGTATTGGGGCGACGAAAAGCTTAAATATTACTACCGGTTTGAAGGGCAATCACACCATGCTGGTGAATACCAAAACTATTTGGAATATTTTGTTGATAGCATCGAGCAAAACTTTACCGCCTACCCAAATATGACTGAAGGTATAGGTACGATAGCACTTTTACAAGCTATGGACAGAAGTTTGCAAACAGGAAAGCCCGTTAAAATTGCCGATATCAAATCAGAGTATGGATTTTAG
- a CDS encoding AraC family transcriptional regulator has protein sequence MSNPGIWWHKENPGPLENLPFIIQFGSMKFSKVRLDETMRPHFNDGIEIHFVNSGKYKWVVDDKEIELLPDNLCITAPWQLNGSPTGKMDIGQINWMVIKPKQYSKTTPLDLGSWTKLSPKFQESLGAMIADDNNLVIEKAKLFKKYFIELENELRNKEPGFEIMVGNIIENFFIDLHRNLSFRKQKIHEENNFIENLTQLVMQDLNKKWIIDDLAYKFGMGKTKFTYEVKNLTGYPPNSFIINLKIEKAIEMIMKDESNMSDIAYACGFSSLQHFTSTFSQRIGTSPGKYKNHKK, from the coding sequence ATGAGCAATCCTGGTATTTGGTGGCACAAAGAAAACCCCGGCCCTTTAGAGAACTTGCCTTTTATAATTCAATTTGGCAGTATGAAGTTTTCAAAAGTAAGGCTGGATGAAACCATGCGTCCGCACTTTAATGATGGTATTGAAATACATTTTGTTAACAGCGGCAAATACAAATGGGTGGTTGATGACAAAGAGATTGAGTTATTGCCAGACAATTTATGTATTACGGCACCCTGGCAACTCAACGGAAGCCCAACCGGAAAAATGGATATTGGACAAATAAATTGGATGGTTATTAAACCAAAACAATACTCTAAAACAACACCTTTAGATCTCGGTTCTTGGACCAAGTTATCTCCTAAATTCCAAGAAAGTTTGGGCGCCATGATTGCTGACGACAACAACTTGGTAATTGAAAAAGCTAAATTGTTTAAAAAATACTTTATTGAACTAGAAAATGAACTTCGTAATAAAGAGCCAGGTTTTGAAATAATGGTTGGCAATATAATTGAAAACTTTTTTATTGATCTGCACAGGAACTTATCGTTCAGGAAACAAAAAATTCATGAAGAAAACAATTTTATAGAAAACCTTACCCAATTGGTTATGCAAGATTTAAACAAAAAGTGGATTATAGACGATCTTGCCTACAAATTTGGGATGGGAAAAACAAAATTCACTTACGAAGTAAAGAATTTAACAGGATATCCGCCGAATAGCTTTATCATTAACCTTAAAATTGAAAAGGCTATTGAAATGATTATGAAAGATGAATCTAACATGTCTGATATTGCCTATGCCTGTGGATTTTCTTCTCTCCAGCATTTTACATCTACATTTTCGCAACGTATAGGTACTAGCCCCGGTAAATACAAAAACCATAAAAAATAA
- a CDS encoding Hsp20/alpha crystallin family protein — protein METLAKHRKRNRLFPFENQLPTPWSTNILKPWGNRLFNSRLNNLLEFDNIINNDFLEEDSLMPAMNIQEHENDFEIEFAAPSFKKSDFEVFIEDDVLHVRGQKETEENKEEEGYSRKEFNYSSFEKSMVLPSYVDLEQDVKAVYKNGILKIKLLKNEEPLEDKTSKKVIKVE, from the coding sequence ATGGAAACACTAGCAAAACACAGAAAGCGTAATAGGTTATTTCCATTTGAAAACCAATTACCAACCCCATGGAGTACAAACATTTTAAAACCTTGGGGGAACAGGCTATTTAACTCAAGATTAAACAATCTATTAGAGTTTGACAACATTATTAACAACGATTTTTTGGAAGAAGATAGTTTAATGCCAGCAATGAATATCCAAGAGCATGAAAATGATTTTGAGATTGAATTTGCGGCACCTAGCTTTAAAAAATCAGATTTCGAGGTTTTTATTGAAGACGATGTGCTTCATGTACGAGGCCAAAAGGAAACTGAAGAAAATAAAGAAGAGGAAGGCTATTCCCGTAAGGAATTTAATTATAGCTCTTTTGAAAAGTCTATGGTGCTACCGTCTTATGTAGATTTAGAGCAAGATGTAAAGGCCGTATATAAAAATGGCATTTTAAAAATCAAGTTGCTTAAAAACGAAGAACCGTTAGAAGACAAAACATCAAAAAAAGTCATTAAAGTTGAATAG